In Lonchura striata isolate bLonStr1 chromosome 18, bLonStr1.mat, whole genome shotgun sequence, one genomic interval encodes:
- the MIF gene encoding macrophage migration inhibitory factor has product MPMFAIHTNVCKDAVPDSLLGDLTQQLAKATGKPAQYIAVHIIPDQMMSFGGSTDPCALCSLYSIGKIGGQQNKTYTKMLCDLISKHLHVSADRVYINYFDMNAANVGWNGSTFA; this is encoded by the exons ATGCCCATGTTCGCCATCCACACCAACGTCTGCAAGGACGCCGTGCCCGACAGCCTGTTGGGCGACCTCACCCAGCAGCTGGCCAAGGCCACCGGCAAGCCCGCGCAG TACATAGCTGTGCACATCATACCTGACCAGATGATGTCCTTTGGTGGCTCCACTGATCCCTGCGCGCTCTGCAGCCTCTACAGCATCGGCAAAATAGGAGGGCAGCAGAACAAGACTTACACCAAGATGCTGTGTGATCTGATCTCGAAGCACTTGCATGTATCTGCAGACAG GGTCTACATCAACTACTTCGACATGAATGCTGCCAACGTGGGCTGGAACGGCTCCACCTTTGCATAG